A portion of the Podospora pseudoanserina strain CBS 124.78 chromosome 2, whole genome shotgun sequence genome contains these proteins:
- the CEL61A gene encoding glycoside hydrolase 61 (CAZy:AA9; COG:G; EggNog:ENOG503NYCR) produces MSNKAATLLAALSGAALVAAHGHVSHIIVNGVYYQNYDPTTHFYQPNPPTVIGWSALQQDNGFVEPNNFGTTDIICHKSAAPGGGSATVNAGDKISIVWTPEWPESHIGPVIDYLANCNGPCETVDKTSLRWFKIGGAGYNPNTRTWAADDLRANGNSWLVQIPADLKAGNYVLRHEIIALHGGSSPNGAQAYPQCLNLRIVGNGNNSPAGVAGTSLYRANDAGILFNPYVASPNYPVPGPALIAGAISSIPQSKSTATRTASATLPGAPVVTPTAGPVVTTSSAPVVQPPTTTLVTVTSAPATSAAPAPTGGAGVAPKWGQCGGNGWTGPTVCASGSTCTVLNPYYSQCI; encoded by the coding sequence ATGTCTAACAAGGCCGCTACCCTTCTCGCCGCCCTCTCGGGTGCTGCCCTCGTTGCCGCCCACGGCCACGTCTCCCACATCATCGTGAACGGTGTCTACTATCAGAACTATGACCCGACAACCCACTTCTaccagcccaacccccctACCGTGATCGGCTGGTCTGCTCTTCAGCAGGACAACGGCTTCGTCGAGCCCAACAACTTCGGCACCACCGACATCATCTGCCACAAGTCTGCTGCTCCTGGCGGCGGCTCTGCCACTGTCAACGCCGGTGACAAGATCTCCATCGTCTGGACCCCCGAGTGGCCCGAGTCCCACATCGGCCCCGTCATCGACTACCTCGCCAACTGCAACGGCCCCTGCGAGACCGTCGACAAGACCTCCCTCCGCTGGTTCAAGATCGGCGGTGCCGgctacaaccccaacacccgCACGTGGGCCGCCGACGACCTCCGTGCCAACGGCAACAGCTGGCTCGTCCAGATCCCCGCCGACCTCAAGGCCGGCAACTACGTCCTCCGCCATGAGATCATCGCCCTCCACGGCGGCTCTTCCCCCAACGGCGCCCAGGCCTATCCCCAGTGCCTGAACCTCCGCATCgtcggcaacggcaacaactCCCCCGCCGGTGTCGCCGGCACCTCCCTCTACCGCGCCAACGACGCCGGCATCCTGTTCAACCCCTACGTCGCCAGCCCCAACTACCCCGTCCCCGGCCCTGCCCTCATCGCCGGCGCCATCAGCTCCATCCCCCAGAGCAAGTCCACCGCCACCCGCACCGCCTCTGCCACCCTCCCCGGCGCTCCCGTCGTcacccccaccgccggccccgtcgtcaccacctcctccgcccctgTCGTCCAGCCCCCCACCACTACCCTCGTCACTGTCACCTCCGCCCCTGCCACCTctgccgctcccgctcctaccggcggtgctggtgttgctcCCAAGTGGGGACAGTGCGGTGGCAACGGCTGGACTGGCCCTACCGTCTGCGCTTCCGGCTCTACTTGCACTGTTCTCAACCCTTACTACAGCCAGTGCATCTAA
- a CDS encoding hypothetical protein (EggNog:ENOG503NUR1; CAZy:GT32; COG:I): MRISIKISVILWAVVLLAGTGYILARLVAFVGLFFQHAGIQLRQADALEAYNQDGHGLLGGGGKRVQHIPKIVHQVFHNWKEPGNDSLPGDWEGVRGGCVERNPGWEFKLWTERTSREFIEREYPWFLRTYDGYRYKVQRVDAVRYFLLYHHGGIYMDLDNGCKTDLTPLLYYPFWITDGGRGALSNNILASKPRHPFWNLVTMSLMEYDWNYLFPYITISFASGQWFETAVWEKYHSLLPKPGADPKMEHRGYRLIMDDRPEADEWIFFTQERGGTWVNWDNKMFLAIGEHLFLLFASLVGLAAVVFWGGSRCLRRYNRAGYTRLKNRNVVGSSV, from the exons TTGTGGGCCTCTTTTTCCAGCATGCGGGGATTCAGCTACGGCAGGCGGATGCGCTTGAGGCGTATAACCAGGATGGAcatgggttgttgggggggggagggaagagggttCAGCATATTCCAAAGATTGTGCATCAGGTTTTTCACAATTGGAAGGAACCGGGGAATGATAGTTTGCCgggggattgggagggggttaggggAGGCTGTGTGGAGAGGAATCCGGGGTGGGAGTTTAAG tTGTGGACCGAACGAACCTCGAGAGAATTTATCGAAAGGGAATACCCTTGGTTTTTGAGGACGTATGATGGGTATCGGTACAAGGTGCAGAGGGTGGATGCCGTGAGGTACTTTTTGCTGTATCATCATGGGGGAATATACATGGATCTGGACAAT GGCTGCAAAACGGACTTGACACCTCTACTATACTATCCGTTTTGGATCACCGACGGCGGCCGCGGAGCTCTCTCGAACAACATCCTTGCGTCGAAGCCTCGCCACCCGTTCTGGAACCTCGTTACAATGTCACTGATGGAGTACGACTGGAATTATCTCTTTCCTTACATCACCATCAGTTTTGCGAGTGGGCAGTGGTTCGAAACGGCTGTGTGGGAAAAGTACCACTCGTTGCTGCCGAAGCCTGGGGCAGATCCCAAGATGGAACACAGAGGTTACCGGTTGATCATGGACGACAGGCCGGAGGCGGACGAGTGGATCTTTTTTACCCAGGAAAGAGGTGGGACTTGGGTGAACTGGGATAACAAGATGTTCTTGGCTATTGGTGAGCATCTGTTCTTGCTGTTTGCGTCCCTCGTGGGGTTAGCagcggtggtgttttggggaggCTCGAGATGTTTGAGGAGATACAACAGAGCTGGATATACGAGACTGAAGAACAGGAATGTCGTCGGGAGCTCTGTTTGA